The Urbifossiella limnaea genome has a window encoding:
- a CDS encoding magnesium chelatase — protein MTDRPSTLKELRASGWKSRSVKDELRSNYLAALARGDDLFPGIVGYENTVVPEVSVAVLAGHDMLFLGEKGQAKSRLMRALVRFLDEAVPYLDIPGSPVHEDPERPITRAARELLANTPEEQVPIAWWPREQRYAERLAPGTKFADVIGEIDPAKLATGTSMGAEEALHFGLIPRMHRGIFAMNEVPELDELIQVGLFNILEERDVQIRGYPIQFDLDVLVLFSANPTTYNRSGKVIPQLKDRIGSLIQTHYPTDRALGIEIMEQEAGPDLGGEYPVFVPYFMKEIVEQVSVQARKSKYVDQSSGVSARFSIANYRTMVASARHRGVRLGEKPAVPRISDLGHLPTSALGKLELDLMGAHQMSEKQVLESIVAEAVRAVFEEYVDKHGLDDITDVFGKGVKVEVGDMLPSADYAPRMKRVPEAWEKAFEVNAGESDAVRASCVEFVLAGLYASDRISRSTRHGRISYET, from the coding sequence GTGACCGACCGACCGAGCACGTTGAAAGAACTCCGCGCGTCCGGCTGGAAGTCGCGGTCCGTGAAGGACGAACTCCGATCCAACTACCTCGCCGCCCTGGCCCGCGGCGACGACCTGTTCCCCGGCATCGTCGGGTACGAGAACACCGTCGTCCCCGAGGTCAGCGTCGCGGTGCTGGCCGGGCACGACATGCTGTTTCTCGGCGAGAAGGGGCAGGCCAAGAGCCGCCTCATGCGGGCGCTCGTCCGCTTCCTCGACGAGGCCGTGCCGTACCTCGACATCCCCGGCAGCCCCGTCCACGAAGACCCGGAGCGGCCCATCACACGGGCGGCGAGGGAGTTGCTGGCGAACACGCCCGAGGAGCAGGTGCCGATCGCGTGGTGGCCGCGCGAGCAGCGGTACGCCGAGCGGCTGGCGCCGGGGACGAAGTTCGCGGACGTGATCGGCGAGATCGACCCGGCCAAGCTCGCCACCGGCACCAGCATGGGCGCCGAGGAGGCGCTCCACTTCGGGCTCATCCCGCGGATGCACCGCGGCATCTTTGCCATGAACGAAGTACCGGAGCTGGACGAACTCATCCAGGTCGGCCTGTTCAACATCCTCGAAGAGCGCGACGTGCAGATCCGCGGCTACCCGATCCAGTTCGACCTCGACGTGCTCGTGTTGTTCAGCGCGAACCCGACGACGTACAACCGCTCGGGCAAGGTGATCCCGCAGCTGAAGGACCGCATCGGCTCGTTGATCCAGACGCACTACCCGACGGACCGGGCGCTCGGCATCGAGATCATGGAGCAGGAGGCCGGCCCCGACCTGGGCGGCGAGTACCCGGTGTTCGTGCCGTACTTTATGAAGGAGATCGTCGAGCAGGTGAGCGTGCAGGCCCGCAAGTCGAAGTACGTGGATCAGTCGAGCGGCGTGAGCGCCCGGTTCAGCATCGCCAACTACCGGACGATGGTGGCGAGCGCCCGGCACCGCGGGGTGCGGCTCGGCGAGAAGCCGGCGGTGCCGCGGATCAGCGATCTGGGGCACCTGCCGACGTCGGCGCTCGGGAAGCTGGAGCTCGACCTGATGGGCGCGCACCAGATGAGCGAGAAGCAGGTGCTCGAAAGCATCGTCGCGGAGGCGGTGCGGGCGGTGTTCGAGGAGTACGTGGACAAGCACGGGCTGGACGACATCACGGACGTGTTCGGCAAGGGCGTGAAGGTGGAGGTGGGCGACATGCTGCCGAGCGCGGACTACGCCCCGCGGATGAAGCGGGTGCCGGAGGCGTGGGAGAAGGCGTTCGAGGTGAACGCCGGCGAGTCGGACGCGGTGCGGGCCAGCTGCGTGGAGTTCGTGCTGGCGGGGCTGTATGCGAGCGACCGGATCAGCCGCAGCACCCGCCACGGCCGCATCAGCTACGAGACGTGA
- the surE gene encoding 5'/3'-nucleotidase SurE, with protein sequence MKLLVTNDDGIDAEGIAALRAAAQTLGTPVVVAPAGPQSGVSHAVTTGSGVRVEERGDGHAVFGTPADCVRVGLLHVVPDAQFVLSGVNHGGNLGADVYYSGTVAAVREAVLHGWTGVALSQYKKKHLPFDWPRTQRWAARVLAELLANPSPRGGFFNVNFPHLSPNEPDPEVVRCPLDPHPLPLSYRHEETGLVYDGNYHLRERQPGADVEVCFSGHIAVTELRLF encoded by the coding sequence ATGAAACTCCTGGTGACTAACGACGACGGCATCGACGCCGAGGGAATCGCCGCTCTCCGGGCTGCGGCTCAGACGCTCGGCACGCCCGTCGTCGTCGCCCCGGCCGGGCCGCAGTCCGGTGTCAGTCACGCCGTCACCACCGGCAGCGGCGTCCGCGTCGAAGAGCGCGGCGACGGGCACGCCGTGTTCGGCACTCCGGCCGACTGCGTTCGGGTGGGGCTGCTCCACGTCGTGCCCGACGCGCAGTTCGTACTCTCCGGCGTCAACCACGGCGGCAACCTCGGCGCGGACGTGTACTACTCCGGCACCGTCGCGGCCGTCCGTGAGGCCGTGCTCCACGGGTGGACCGGCGTCGCCCTGTCGCAGTACAAGAAGAAGCACCTCCCCTTCGACTGGCCGCGCACCCAGCGCTGGGCCGCCCGTGTGCTCGCCGAACTGCTGGCGAACCCGTCGCCGCGTGGGGGCTTCTTCAACGTCAACTTCCCGCACCTGAGCCCGAACGAGCCCGACCCCGAGGTGGTGCGCTGCCCGCTCGACCCGCACCCGCTGCCGCTCAGCTACCGGCACGAAGAAACGGGCCTGGTCTACGACGGCAACTACCACCTCCGCGAGCGCCAGCCGGGGGCGGATGTCGAAGTCTGCTTCTCGGGCCACATCGCCGTCACCGAGCTACGACTCTTCTGA
- a CDS encoding DUF1592 domain-containing protein produces the protein MVRFVAVVAVGTATLASFAGGWYVAVAGRSDAAPVAVAAQPPAPAAQPKAIVPVAKDDPAFKEKVLPFLNKYCNGCHNSDKAAGGLALDGYKSEAEARKNRKDWGAVQHALASGDMPPKKKEQPTKDEREFVIGWIDSALTKVDCGLNRDPGRVTLRRLNRAEYNNTVRDLCGVTVRPADDFPADDVGYGFDNIGDVLSFQPILLEKYMTAAEKVLAAALNGPEPIKSSKQSFRPQQVLTVPRDARSKEADGKVKITFRTEGSAYLEKFNFPADGEYVLRFRGWGTKLDGEAPKVVIRVDGKDIKSFTVDAPPGKAVTQEVRAKLPKGEKRVAVAFVNAKEDREKKTAREFGFEMLEVEGPIGYVDPNVPAGQKLLLVARPTGPADARAAAEKVLTNFARRAYRRPATPEETQRLLRLYDAATTRGDAWDQAIRLPMKAVLCSPHFLYRIEDDPENPEGVRTLNDWEFATRLSYFLWSTMPDEELFRLAGANELRKPEVLEAQVQRMIRDPKAKALSENFAGQWLQLRNIRTLAPDKGYFPKWDEALRTGMIGEAEAFFEYVVQNDRSALEFLDADYTFVNARMAEHYGIPGDFGKMFRRVTLPDSRRGGIITMASTLTVTSNPTRTSPVKRGKWILENILGTPPPPPAPDVPELPPTGQLKGTLRQQMEQHRENPSCAGCHARLDPLGFGLENFDGIGGWRTQDNKLAIDSSGVLPDGAKFNGPAELRKVLVGKSDQFRRNFADKLLTFALGRGLEYYDKCALDDIVNRARGSQDRFSAYVLAVVTSDPFQKRKGRRSE, from the coding sequence ATGGTGCGGTTCGTGGCCGTGGTCGCCGTCGGCACCGCAACGCTCGCCAGCTTCGCCGGCGGGTGGTACGTCGCTGTCGCCGGCCGCAGCGACGCCGCACCCGTGGCCGTCGCCGCGCAACCGCCCGCGCCCGCCGCTCAGCCTAAGGCCATCGTCCCCGTGGCGAAGGACGACCCGGCGTTCAAAGAGAAGGTGCTCCCCTTCCTGAACAAGTACTGCAACGGCTGCCACAACAGCGACAAGGCCGCCGGGGGGCTTGCCCTCGACGGGTACAAGTCGGAAGCCGAGGCCCGCAAGAACCGCAAGGACTGGGGGGCCGTGCAGCACGCCCTCGCGTCCGGCGACATGCCGCCCAAGAAGAAGGAGCAGCCCACCAAGGACGAGCGCGAGTTCGTCATCGGCTGGATCGACTCCGCGCTCACCAAGGTGGACTGCGGCCTGAACCGCGACCCCGGCCGCGTCACGCTCCGGCGGCTCAACCGCGCCGAGTACAACAACACCGTCCGCGACCTGTGTGGCGTCACCGTCCGGCCCGCCGACGACTTCCCCGCCGACGACGTGGGCTACGGCTTCGACAACATCGGCGACGTGCTGTCGTTCCAGCCGATCCTCCTCGAAAAGTACATGACCGCCGCCGAGAAGGTGCTCGCCGCGGCGCTTAACGGCCCGGAGCCGATCAAGAGTTCGAAGCAGTCGTTCCGCCCGCAGCAAGTGCTGACCGTGCCGCGCGACGCTCGCTCGAAGGAGGCCGACGGCAAGGTCAAGATCACGTTCCGCACCGAGGGCTCGGCCTACCTCGAGAAGTTCAACTTCCCCGCCGACGGCGAGTACGTCCTGCGCTTCCGCGGTTGGGGGACCAAACTCGACGGCGAGGCGCCGAAGGTGGTCATCCGCGTGGACGGCAAGGACATCAAGAGCTTCACCGTGGACGCCCCGCCGGGGAAGGCCGTCACCCAGGAGGTGCGCGCGAAGCTGCCGAAGGGCGAAAAGCGGGTGGCGGTCGCCTTCGTGAACGCGAAGGAGGACAGGGAGAAGAAGACGGCCCGCGAGTTCGGCTTCGAGATGCTGGAAGTCGAAGGGCCGATCGGGTACGTCGACCCGAACGTCCCTGCGGGGCAAAAGCTGCTCCTCGTCGCCCGCCCGACCGGCCCCGCCGACGCCCGTGCGGCCGCGGAGAAGGTGCTGACGAACTTCGCCCGCCGCGCCTACCGCCGGCCGGCGACTCCGGAAGAGACGCAGCGCCTGCTGCGGCTCTACGACGCTGCCACGACCCGCGGCGACGCCTGGGACCAGGCCATCCGCCTGCCGATGAAGGCGGTACTGTGCTCCCCGCACTTCCTCTACCGCATTGAGGACGACCCCGAGAACCCCGAGGGCGTCCGCACCCTGAACGACTGGGAGTTCGCCACCCGGCTCAGCTACTTCCTCTGGTCCACGATGCCCGACGAGGAGCTGTTCCGCCTCGCCGGCGCGAACGAATTGCGCAAGCCCGAGGTGCTGGAGGCCCAGGTGCAGCGGATGATCCGCGACCCGAAGGCCAAGGCGCTGTCGGAGAACTTCGCCGGTCAGTGGCTCCAGCTGCGCAACATCCGCACGTTGGCCCCGGACAAGGGGTACTTCCCGAAGTGGGACGAGGCGCTGCGGACCGGCATGATCGGCGAGGCGGAGGCGTTCTTCGAGTACGTCGTGCAGAACGACCGCAGCGCGCTGGAGTTCCTGGACGCCGACTACACGTTCGTGAACGCCCGCATGGCCGAACACTACGGCATCCCCGGCGACTTCGGGAAGATGTTCCGCCGGGTGACGTTGCCCGATTCGCGGCGCGGCGGCATCATCACGATGGCCAGCACGCTGACCGTGACCTCGAACCCGACCCGCACCAGCCCGGTGAAGCGCGGCAAGTGGATTCTTGAGAACATCCTCGGCACCCCGCCGCCGCCGCCGGCTCCGGACGTGCCCGAATTGCCGCCGACGGGTCAGCTCAAGGGGACACTACGGCAGCAGATGGAACAGCACCGCGAGAACCCGAGTTGTGCCGGCTGCCACGCCCGCCTCGACCCGCTCGGCTTCGGCCTCGAAAACTTCGACGGCATCGGCGGCTGGCGGACGCAGGACAACAAGCTGGCCATCGACAGCAGCGGCGTCTTGCCGGACGGCGCGAAGTTCAACGGCCCGGCGGAGCTCCGCAAGGTTCTCGTGGGAAAGAGCGACCAGTTCCGGCGGAACTTTGCCGACAAGCTTTTAACGTTCGCGTTGGGCCGCGGCCTGGAGTACTATGACAAGTGTGCCCTGGACGACATCGTGAACCGCGCCCGGGGCTCGCAAGATCGGTTCTCCGCCTACGTCCTCGCGGTGGTGACCTCGGACCCGTTTCAGAAGCGCAAGGGGAGACGGAGCGAATGA
- a CDS encoding DUF1552 domain-containing protein, giving the protein MSRPISRRTVLRGLGTAVALPWLESLGFAQGTAQAVAAAPKRLAFVYVPNGVNMAQWSPAETGTLGRLTGILEPLNPFKSHVNVIGGMTLDKGRANGDGPGDHARAMSTFLTGRQPRKTHGADIRVGMSADQHVANAIGDQTRFPSLELGVERGQQAGNCDSGYSCAYSSNLSWRGESTPNAKETDPKAVFERLFGAGGGGERAAARARRDADAASILDFVQDDARRLNGTLGQGDRRKLDEYLSSVREVEQRIERARATASAPPPRPNMPAPTGTPSDPKEHIRLMCDLMVLAFQTDTTRVVTLPFANDGSNRPYRFIEVPEGHHDLSHHGSDPAKLAKIAKINTFHTEQLAYLLGKMQATREANGSTLLDNVMLVYGSGLGDGNRHNHDDLPILLCGKGGGTIQAGRHLVFPKRADTPLMNLYLALFQRMGVPAASFGDSTGVLSI; this is encoded by the coding sequence ATGAGCAGGCCCATTTCCCGCCGGACCGTCCTCCGCGGCCTCGGCACGGCCGTCGCCTTGCCGTGGCTGGAGTCGCTCGGCTTCGCCCAGGGCACGGCCCAGGCCGTCGCCGCCGCGCCGAAGCGGCTGGCGTTCGTGTACGTGCCGAACGGCGTGAACATGGCCCAGTGGTCGCCAGCCGAGACCGGCACCCTCGGCCGGCTGACGGGGATTCTGGAGCCGCTCAACCCGTTCAAGAGTCACGTCAACGTCATCGGCGGGATGACACTCGACAAGGGCCGGGCCAACGGCGACGGCCCCGGCGACCACGCCCGGGCCATGAGCACGTTCCTCACCGGCCGGCAGCCCCGCAAGACGCACGGGGCCGACATCCGCGTCGGCATGTCCGCCGACCAGCACGTCGCCAACGCGATCGGCGACCAGACGCGCTTCCCCTCGCTGGAGCTCGGCGTCGAGCGCGGCCAGCAGGCCGGCAACTGCGACAGCGGCTACAGCTGCGCCTACTCGTCGAACCTGTCGTGGCGCGGCGAGAGCACGCCGAACGCCAAGGAGACCGACCCGAAAGCCGTCTTCGAGCGACTGTTCGGGGCGGGCGGTGGCGGCGAGCGCGCAGCCGCGCGGGCACGCCGCGACGCCGACGCCGCCAGCATCCTCGACTTCGTTCAGGACGACGCCCGCCGGCTGAACGGTACGCTCGGCCAGGGCGACCGCCGCAAACTCGACGAGTACCTGTCGTCGGTCCGCGAGGTGGAGCAGCGGATCGAGCGGGCGCGGGCCACCGCCAGCGCCCCGCCGCCGCGGCCGAACATGCCGGCGCCGACGGGCACGCCCTCGGACCCGAAGGAGCACATCCGGTTGATGTGTGACCTGATGGTGCTGGCGTTCCAGACGGACACGACGCGGGTGGTGACGCTGCCGTTCGCCAACGACGGGAGCAACCGGCCGTACCGGTTCATCGAGGTGCCGGAGGGGCACCACGACCTGTCGCACCATGGTAGCGACCCGGCGAAGCTGGCGAAGATCGCCAAGATCAACACGTTCCACACCGAGCAGCTGGCCTACCTGCTGGGGAAGATGCAGGCGACGCGCGAGGCGAACGGCTCGACGCTGCTGGACAACGTGATGCTGGTGTACGGCAGCGGCCTCGGCGACGGGAACCGCCACAACCACGACGACCTGCCGATCCTGCTGTGTGGCAAGGGCGGCGGTACGATCCAGGCCGGGCGGCACCTGGTGTTCCCGAAGCGGGCCGACACGCCGCTGATGAACCTGTACCTGGCGCTGTTCCAGCGGATGGGCGTCCCCGCCGCGAGCTTCGGCGACAGCACCGGCGTGCTGAGCATCTGA